One window of Papaver somniferum cultivar HN1 chromosome 9, ASM357369v1, whole genome shotgun sequence genomic DNA carries:
- the LOC113313787 gene encoding aldehyde dehydrogenase family 3 member F1-like encodes MYLDSKAIKVVEGGVMVAEGLLEMKWDKIFFTGSPRVGRIVMSAAVKHLTPVTLELGGKCPAVIDSLPRSWDRKVAIKRIIAGKYGTCGGQACIGIDYILVHEEFAPTLIELLKTWIKRMYGENPRDSMTRIINKERFLRLKNLLKDPAVCNSIIHGGSLDEANLYIEPTILLNPPLEAEIMNDEIFGPLLPIITLKKIEDSIEFINLRPKPLAIYVFTNDNTLKRRMMNETSSGNLAFNDAVIQYACDTIPFGGVGQSGFGRYHGKFSFDTFSHEKGVVSKSFLTEFWFRFPPWTANKLQLLRLGYALNYFGIVLNVLGLKRS; translated from the exons ATGTATTTGGACTCCAAAGCTATCAAAGTTGTAGAAGGCGGAGTTATGGTCGCAGAAGGACTATTGGAGATGAAATGGGATAAGATATTCTTCACAG GGAGTCCACGAGTGGGACGTATTGTCATGTCTGCAGCTGTGAAGCACCTAACGCCTGTTACTTTAGAATTAGGAGGAAAATGTCCTGCTGTTATTGATTCTCTACCGCGCTCTTGGGACAGAAAG GTTGCTATAAAGAGAATAATTGCTGGAAAATATGGAACATGTGGTGGTCAAGCTTGTATAGGAATCGATTATATTCTCGTTCACGAGGAATTCGCACCTACACTG ATCGAACTATTAAAAACCTGGATCAAGAGAATGTACGGTGAAAACCCAAGAGATTCAATGACGAGGATTATCAACAAGGAACGTTTCTTAAGATTAAAGAATCTTCTTAAGGACCCTGCAGTCTGTAACTCTATCATTCATGGCGGTTCTTTAGACGAAGCTAACCT gtaCATTGAGCCAACAATCTTGTTGAATCCTCCACTTGAAGCTGAGATTATGAATGATGAGATCTTTGGTCCATTACTTCCCATAATCACA TTAAAGAAAATAGAGGATAGTATTGAGTTTATAAACTTAAGGCCCAAGCCTCTTGCTATATATGTTTTCACCAATGATAACACGCTAAAGAGACGAATGATGAATGAAACGTCATCAGGAAACCTAGCATTCAACGATGCTGTTATTCAA TATGCATGTGATACAATTCCATTTGGAGGCGTTGGTCAAAGTGGATTTGGGAGGTATCATGGGAAGTTTTCATTCGACACATTTAGCCATGAAAAGGGAGTAGTGAGTAAAAGTTTCTTAACTGAATTTTGGTTTAGGTTTCCTCCATGGACTGCTAATAAGTTGCAGCTACTTAGATTGGGTTATGCCTTGAACTATTTCGGGATAGTACTCAATGTGTTGGGCTTAAAGAGATCTTAA